From a single Prionailurus bengalensis isolate Pbe53 chromosome A1, Fcat_Pben_1.1_paternal_pri, whole genome shotgun sequence genomic region:
- the BASP1 gene encoding brain acid soluble protein 1 isoform X2 has protein sequence MGGKLSKKKKGYNVNDEKAKDKDKKAEGAGTEEEGTPKENEAQAAAETTEVKEGKEEKPDKDGQDAAGKPEDKEGDKDTAAAKEDAPKAEPEQTEAAAEGKPEPPKAAEPEPAAAAAAGDAPKAAEPEAPAEAKADDKGKEAGEPTKTEAPAAPAAQETKSDGAPASDSKPSSTEAAPSSKESPAATEAPSSTAKAQAPAAPADEVKAAEAPASSEQTVAVKE, from the coding sequence ATGGGAGGCAAGCTGAGCAAGAAGAAGAAGGGGTACAATGTGAATGATGAGAAGGCCAAGGACAAAGACAAGAAGGCCGAGGGTGCAGGCACCGAAGAGGAGGGAACCCCGAAGGAGAACGAGGCCCAGGCGGCCGCCGAGACCACAGAGGTGAAGGAGGGCAAGGAGGAGAAGCCGGACAAGGATGGCCAGGACGCGGCCGGCAAGCCCGAAGACAAGGAAGGCGACAAAGACACGGCCGCGGCCAAGGAAGACGCCCCGAAGGCGGAGCCCGAGCAGACGGAGGCGGCGGCCGAGGGCAAGCCCGAGCCCCCGAAGGCCGCCGAGCCCGAGCCCGCGGCCGCGGCCGCGGCCGGCGACGCCCCCAAGGCCGCGGAGCCCGAGGCGCCCGCGGAGGCCAAGGCCGACGACAAGGGCAAGGAGGCCGGGGAACCCACCAAGACTGAGGCTCCCGCAGCTCCTGCCGCGCAGGAGACGAAAAGTGACGGGGCCCCGGCTTCAGACTCAAAACCCAGCAGCACCGAGGCTGCGCCGTCGTCCAAGGAGAGCCCCGCAGCCACGGAAGCACCCAGTTCCACGGCCAAGGCCCAGGCCCCCGCAGCCCCCGCGGACGAGGTCAAGGCGGCCGAGGCGCCCGCCAGCTCCGAGCAAACCGTAGCAGTCAAGGAGTAA
- the BASP1 gene encoding brain acid soluble protein 1 isoform X1, giving the protein MRQLMSQYTVRNSKMGGKLSKKKKGYNVNDEKAKDKDKKAEGAGTEEEGTPKENEAQAAAETTEVKEGKEEKPDKDGQDAAGKPEDKEGDKDTAAAKEDAPKAEPEQTEAAAEGKPEPPKAAEPEPAAAAAAGDAPKAAEPEAPAEAKADDKGKEAGEPTKTEAPAAPAAQETKSDGAPASDSKPSSTEAAPSSKESPAATEAPSSTAKAQAPAAPADEVKAAEAPASSEQTVAVKE; this is encoded by the coding sequence AACTCCAAGATGGGAGGCAAGCTGAGCAAGAAGAAGAAGGGGTACAATGTGAATGATGAGAAGGCCAAGGACAAAGACAAGAAGGCCGAGGGTGCAGGCACCGAAGAGGAGGGAACCCCGAAGGAGAACGAGGCCCAGGCGGCCGCCGAGACCACAGAGGTGAAGGAGGGCAAGGAGGAGAAGCCGGACAAGGATGGCCAGGACGCGGCCGGCAAGCCCGAAGACAAGGAAGGCGACAAAGACACGGCCGCGGCCAAGGAAGACGCCCCGAAGGCGGAGCCCGAGCAGACGGAGGCGGCGGCCGAGGGCAAGCCCGAGCCCCCGAAGGCCGCCGAGCCCGAGCCCGCGGCCGCGGCCGCGGCCGGCGACGCCCCCAAGGCCGCGGAGCCCGAGGCGCCCGCGGAGGCCAAGGCCGACGACAAGGGCAAGGAGGCCGGGGAACCCACCAAGACTGAGGCTCCCGCAGCTCCTGCCGCGCAGGAGACGAAAAGTGACGGGGCCCCGGCTTCAGACTCAAAACCCAGCAGCACCGAGGCTGCGCCGTCGTCCAAGGAGAGCCCCGCAGCCACGGAAGCACCCAGTTCCACGGCCAAGGCCCAGGCCCCCGCAGCCCCCGCGGACGAGGTCAAGGCGGCCGAGGCGCCCGCCAGCTCCGAGCAAACCGTAGCAGTCAAGGAGTAA